In one Saccharibacillus brassicae genomic region, the following are encoded:
- the ligA gene encoding NAD-dependent DNA ligase LigA, with translation MDAMHEMEGLVEQLNRYSYEYYTLDRPTVSDKEYDVLYDRLIKLEQESGFVLPDSPTLRVGGELLKGFAPHRHLAPLWSLDKAQNEEELGTWNTRTLKLWNDYNTKNPENPLPELEYALELKFDGLTLNLTYTDGKLVQAATRGNGTVGEGILEQVKTIRSVPLSIPFKDGTIEVQGEGIMNLSALETYNKTAQEPLKNARNAAAGALRNLNPKVTASRKLSAFFYNIGYSDTKTFASHLEMMDFLRDNHFKVNPYIFYFNKFEDVMEQLHDIVKGRSGLDYLIDGAVIKIVDVRTRSVLGYTGKFPRWAVAYKFEAEETTTVLESVSWEVGRTGKITPIARLEAVELAGVTVKNCTLNNVGDIERKNLKHALGTRVFIRRSNDVIPEILGKVTEESDGEEIVYPENCPACGFPLVQRGAHLFCDNRLSCKPQAIGRIAHFASRDAMDIETFSIKTATQLYDELNVREPAELYELEQESLVKLERFGERKAANLIEALEQSKTRDLASFLFGLGIPNTGKSTTKMLAEHYRDLDKVMNATAEELIELPDVGGIVAESIVTFFNDPFMRAGVEKMRELGVQPTVPAAPPEVKADSYFSGKTVVLTGTLHQLTREEAAERLEALGAKVTGSVSKKTDIVIAGEKAGSKLTKARELDIEVIEDEDELVRLLNE, from the coding sequence ATGGATGCGATGCACGAGATGGAAGGGTTGGTCGAGCAGCTCAACCGCTACAGCTACGAATACTATACGCTGGACCGGCCGACGGTCAGCGACAAGGAATACGATGTACTCTACGACCGGCTGATCAAGCTGGAACAGGAGAGCGGCTTCGTTCTGCCGGATTCTCCGACGCTGCGGGTAGGCGGCGAACTGCTCAAAGGGTTTGCGCCGCATCGGCATCTGGCTCCGCTCTGGAGTCTCGACAAAGCGCAAAACGAAGAAGAGCTGGGAACCTGGAATACGCGGACGCTGAAGCTGTGGAACGACTACAACACCAAGAATCCCGAAAATCCGCTGCCGGAACTGGAATATGCGTTGGAACTGAAGTTCGACGGGCTGACGCTGAACCTGACTTATACGGACGGCAAGTTGGTGCAGGCGGCGACGCGCGGCAACGGCACGGTCGGCGAAGGGATTTTGGAACAGGTCAAAACGATCCGCTCCGTGCCGCTGTCCATTCCGTTCAAGGACGGCACGATCGAAGTACAGGGCGAAGGCATCATGAACCTGTCGGCGCTGGAGACGTACAACAAGACCGCGCAGGAACCGCTCAAGAACGCCCGGAACGCCGCGGCCGGCGCGCTGCGCAACCTGAATCCCAAAGTGACGGCGAGCCGCAAACTGAGCGCTTTCTTCTATAATATCGGGTACAGCGATACGAAGACGTTTGCGAGCCACCTGGAGATGATGGACTTTTTGCGGGACAATCACTTCAAGGTGAATCCGTACATTTTCTATTTCAACAAGTTCGAGGACGTCATGGAGCAGCTGCACGATATCGTCAAAGGGCGCAGCGGGCTCGATTACCTGATCGATGGTGCGGTTATCAAAATCGTCGATGTGCGCACGCGCTCCGTGCTCGGCTATACGGGCAAGTTTCCGCGTTGGGCGGTTGCGTACAAGTTCGAAGCGGAAGAGACAACCACCGTGCTGGAGTCCGTATCGTGGGAAGTGGGCCGCACAGGCAAAATCACGCCGATCGCGCGGCTTGAAGCGGTGGAACTTGCCGGTGTCACGGTCAAAAACTGCACGCTCAACAACGTCGGCGATATCGAACGCAAAAATCTCAAGCATGCGCTGGGGACGAGAGTGTTCATCCGCCGCTCGAACGACGTCATTCCCGAGATTCTGGGCAAAGTGACGGAAGAGAGCGACGGCGAAGAGATCGTCTATCCGGAAAATTGTCCGGCGTGCGGTTTCCCGCTCGTTCAGCGCGGCGCGCATCTGTTTTGCGATAACCGCTTGTCTTGCAAACCGCAGGCGATCGGACGGATTGCGCATTTCGCTTCGCGCGACGCGATGGATATCGAGACGTTCAGCATCAAGACGGCGACGCAGCTCTACGACGAACTTAACGTTCGCGAGCCTGCCGAACTGTATGAACTGGAGCAGGAGTCGCTGGTCAAGCTGGAGCGGTTCGGGGAACGCAAAGCCGCCAATCTAATCGAAGCGCTGGAGCAGAGCAAGACCCGCGACCTGGCTTCGTTCCTGTTCGGCCTCGGCATTCCGAATACCGGCAAGTCGACGACGAAGATGTTGGCGGAACATTATCGGGATCTCGATAAAGTGATGAACGCGACGGCTGAAGAATTGATCGAGCTGCCGGACGTGGGCGGAATCGTAGCCGAGAGTATCGTGACTTTCTTCAACGATCCGTTCATGCGGGCGGGCGTCGAGAAAATGCGGGAGTTGGGCGTACAGCCGACCGTTCCTGCAGCGCCGCCCGAAGTCAAAGCCGATTCCTATTTCAGCGGCAAAACGGTCGTGCTGACCGGTACGCTGCATCAGCTGACGCGCGAAGAAGCGGCGGAGCGCCTGGAAGCGTTGGGAGCCAAAGTGACCGGCAGCGTGTCCAAGAAAACGGATATCGTAATTGCCGGAGAAAAAGCGGGCAGCAAGCTTACCAAAGCGCGGGAGCTGGACATTGAAGTCATTGAAGACGAAGACGAGCTTGTGCGGCTGCTGAACGAATAG
- the pcrA gene encoding DNA helicase PcrA: MFNLDESIARLNPQQRKAALKTEGPLLIMAGAGSGKTRVLTHRIAHLIRAKKSAPWGILAITFTNKAAREMQERVSALVGPEGKEIWVSTFHSMCVRILRRDIDRIGFSSSFSILDSGDQLSVIRNCMKDLNLDTKKFEPKAVQALVSAAKNELITPKMYEQKAGGDFMESIAAKVYGMYQKRLRSNNSLDFDDLIMKTIELFNEVPEVLESYQKKFRYIHVDEYQDTNRAQYMLCRMLADKHHQICVVGDSDQSIYRWRGADITNILNFEQDYPEAETILLEQNYRSTANILNAANSVIGRNTGRKPKNLWTDQEGGAKIRVFRGSTEHDEGYFVTGEIHKNIKKGMVYKDHAVLYRTNAQSRVIEEILIKSDIPYQIVGGIKFYDRKEIKDLLAYLRLLSNPDDDLSLVRVINVPKRGIGDTSVAKLAAAATERGISMFKVLEVVDDLGFAGRTRNALVEFYDMIVALHRMVDYLSVTELTEKILEMSQYRVEMQKENTLESKARIENIDEFLSVTLEFEARTEEKTLVAFLTDLALIADIDTVNDDEKDKNPDDAVVLMTMHSAKGLEFPVVFVIGMEEGVFPHSRAFLDNDELEEERRLAYVGITRAEKQLYLSCAQMRTLFGRTTANPPSRFLQEIPEELKEDTGVNPDRYRRGGDPDKGYGNSRGGGRGFGGGSSTGGFGRPASSTAPTGMGRPAVAPRGSGVTVTPAGGKPAARSTNNTGAFQVGDKVAHGKWGEGTIVSIKGSGNDTELNIAFKAPTGIKRLLAGFAPITKVE; encoded by the coding sequence ATGTTTAACCTCGACGAATCGATCGCCCGCCTGAATCCGCAGCAGCGCAAAGCCGCTCTCAAGACGGAAGGCCCGCTGCTGATCATGGCCGGTGCGGGCAGCGGCAAGACCCGGGTGCTGACGCACCGGATCGCCCACCTCATCCGCGCCAAGAAGAGCGCGCCGTGGGGCATTTTGGCGATCACGTTCACGAACAAAGCCGCCCGCGAGATGCAGGAACGGGTCTCGGCGCTCGTCGGACCCGAAGGCAAGGAGATCTGGGTCTCGACGTTCCACTCGATGTGCGTCCGCATCCTGCGCCGCGATATCGACCGGATCGGGTTCTCGTCCAGCTTTTCCATTCTCGACTCCGGCGACCAGCTGTCCGTCATCCGCAACTGCATGAAGGACCTGAACCTCGACACGAAGAAGTTCGAACCCAAAGCCGTTCAGGCGCTCGTCAGCGCGGCGAAGAACGAACTGATCACGCCCAAGATGTACGAGCAAAAAGCCGGCGGAGACTTTATGGAGTCCATCGCGGCCAAAGTGTACGGCATGTACCAGAAGCGCCTGCGCAGCAACAACTCGCTCGACTTCGACGACCTGATCATGAAGACGATCGAGCTGTTCAACGAAGTGCCCGAAGTGCTGGAGTCCTACCAGAAAAAATTCCGCTACATCCACGTCGACGAATACCAGGATACCAACCGCGCGCAGTACATGCTGTGCCGCATGCTGGCCGACAAGCACCATCAGATTTGCGTCGTGGGCGACAGCGACCAGTCCATCTACCGGTGGCGCGGCGCCGACATCACGAACATCCTGAATTTTGAGCAAGATTACCCGGAAGCCGAAACGATCCTGTTGGAGCAAAATTACCGTTCTACCGCGAATATCCTGAATGCCGCCAACAGCGTCATCGGGCGCAACACCGGACGCAAGCCGAAGAACCTGTGGACCGATCAGGAAGGCGGCGCCAAAATCCGCGTGTTCCGCGGCAGCACCGAGCATGACGAAGGATACTTCGTAACCGGTGAGATCCACAAAAATATCAAAAAAGGCATGGTCTACAAAGACCACGCTGTTCTGTACCGCACGAACGCCCAGTCCCGGGTCATCGAGGAAATTCTGATCAAGTCGGATATTCCGTACCAGATCGTCGGCGGCATCAAGTTCTACGATCGCAAAGAAATCAAGGATCTGCTCGCCTACCTGCGCCTGCTGTCCAACCCGGACGACGATCTCAGCCTCGTGCGCGTCATCAACGTGCCCAAGCGCGGGATCGGCGACACGAGCGTGGCCAAGCTGGCCGCGGCGGCGACCGAGCGGGGCATTTCCATGTTCAAGGTGCTCGAAGTGGTGGACGATCTCGGCTTTGCCGGGCGGACCCGCAACGCGCTGGTCGAGTTCTATGACATGATCGTCGCCCTGCACCGCATGGTCGATTATTTGTCCGTCACCGAATTGACCGAGAAGATTTTGGAGATGAGCCAATACCGCGTCGAGATGCAAAAAGAAAACACGCTGGAGTCCAAAGCCCGTATCGAGAACATCGACGAGTTCCTGTCCGTTACGCTGGAGTTCGAAGCGCGGACGGAAGAGAAGACGCTCGTCGCGTTCCTGACCGACCTTGCGCTGATCGCGGACATCGACACGGTCAACGACGACGAGAAAGACAAAAATCCCGACGATGCCGTCGTCCTCATGACGATGCACAGCGCCAAAGGCCTGGAGTTCCCGGTCGTGTTCGTTATCGGCATGGAGGAAGGCGTCTTCCCGCACAGCCGGGCTTTCCTCGACAATGACGAACTGGAAGAAGAACGCCGCCTGGCCTACGTGGGCATCACCCGCGCGGAAAAGCAGCTGTACCTCTCCTGCGCGCAGATGCGGACGCTGTTCGGCCGCACGACGGCCAATCCGCCTTCCCGGTTCCTGCAGGAGATTCCGGAAGAGCTGAAGGAAGATACCGGAGTCAATCCCGACCGGTACCGCCGCGGCGGCGATCCCGACAAAGGCTACGGCAATTCGCGCGGCGGCGGACGGGGCTTCGGCGGCGGATCGTCGACCGGCGGCTTCGGCCGTCCGGCTTCGAGCACCGCGCCTACGGGCATGGGCCGACCGGCCGTCGCTCCCCGCGGTTCCGGCGTGACCGTCACCCCGGCGGGCGGCAAGCCTGCCGCGCGCAGCACGAACAACACCGGCGCGTTCCAGGTCGGCGACAAAGTCGCGCACGGCAAATGGGGCGAAGGCACCATCGTGTCGATCAAGGGCAGCGGCAACGATACGGAGTTGAACATCGCTTTTAAAGCGCCGACCGGCATCAAGCGCCTGCTGGCCGGATTTGCGCCGATTACCAAAGTCGAATAA
- a CDS encoding heptaprenylglyceryl phosphate synthase produces MSHLFETWRHVFKLDPDRELSDQDLDAICLSGSDAILVGGSSGVTYDNTVDLMSRIRRYELPCAQEVSTLDSVVPGFDLYLIPMILNTDRAEWITGHHRAGLESFGEVIPWDMLAAEGYIVLNPDSTVAHLTGAQAEIDAAAAAACARMADKLMRLPIVYVEYSGMYGDLELVREVRRVTGEASVFYGGGIRDYGTALAAAEAADTVVVGNIVYDDLKAALDTVRGVRSAKSPT; encoded by the coding sequence TTGAGTCACCTATTCGAGACATGGCGACATGTTTTCAAGCTGGATCCGGATCGGGAATTGTCCGATCAGGATCTGGACGCGATCTGCCTGTCGGGCAGCGACGCGATTCTGGTCGGCGGGTCGAGCGGCGTCACCTACGACAACACGGTCGATCTCATGTCGCGCATTCGGCGTTACGAACTGCCCTGCGCGCAGGAGGTCTCGACGCTGGATTCGGTCGTGCCGGGATTCGATCTGTACCTCATTCCGATGATTCTGAACACGGATCGGGCGGAATGGATTACCGGGCACCACCGGGCGGGCCTGGAGAGCTTCGGGGAAGTCATCCCGTGGGATATGCTGGCCGCCGAGGGGTACATCGTGCTGAACCCCGATTCCACCGTCGCGCACCTGACCGGAGCGCAGGCGGAGATCGACGCGGCTGCCGCCGCGGCCTGCGCCCGTATGGCCGACAAGCTGATGCGGCTGCCGATCGTATACGTCGAATACAGCGGCATGTACGGCGATCTTGAGCTCGTGCGCGAAGTGCGCCGGGTGACGGGCGAAGCATCCGTCTTCTACGGCGGCGGCATTCGCGATTACGGGACCGCCCTGGCGGCGGCCGAAGCCGCCGATACGGTCGTCGTCGGCAATATCGTCTACGACGACCTGAAGGCCGCTCTCGATACCGTTCGCGGCGTCCGGAGCGCCAAATCGCCGACCTGA
- a CDS encoding ArnT family glycosyltransferase: MVFSLKNETAQTRRRLLLLCLLVFAASCIVSLAYGDRLLLGSYAKMNDDDVKYAQTADRLLETGVLSYNTGEAPSTFIMPLFPLLLAGAKWIAGEAGGVILLRLLQGAFQAFGVYLMFVLARRVFGSGRTAMTAAVLLAVYLPDYFVSGSILTESGFRLCLMLSVCWLFKGLDKPGVLNWALFAVFWTALCYFKPHAALLPLVPGLFWLARRYAFDKMLGYTAVILGVFALLMSPWWIRNYEAFGRFIPFTEAVGSPMILGSTAFGQVPDGFYDKYPEYGGDVMSGSDDSMAQAAGRMVAYGFMHEPFKYAAFYTAGKFGGLYGIAYWERPIMGLTWAPYFPIHAAYVLLGLYGIWLAYRKKWSGASVPLAVLAYFTLIYVPFIAIPRYGYPNLFLFALFAAPALLALHDRYRARRAALRGEGTAVRSDL; encoded by the coding sequence ATGGTGTTCTCCTTAAAAAATGAAACCGCGCAAACGCGCAGACGCCTGCTGCTGCTGTGCCTGCTCGTATTTGCCGCAAGCTGTATCGTTTCGCTCGCCTACGGCGACCGGCTGCTGCTCGGCTCGTACGCGAAGATGAACGACGACGACGTCAAGTACGCCCAGACCGCCGACCGGCTGCTGGAGACGGGCGTGCTGTCCTATAATACCGGCGAAGCGCCGTCCACGTTCATCATGCCGCTGTTTCCGCTGCTGCTGGCCGGCGCCAAATGGATCGCGGGCGAAGCCGGAGGCGTCATCTTGCTGCGGCTTCTGCAGGGAGCCTTTCAGGCGTTCGGCGTGTATCTGATGTTCGTGCTGGCTCGGCGGGTATTCGGCAGCGGACGGACCGCGATGACGGCAGCGGTGCTGCTCGCTGTTTATTTGCCCGACTACTTCGTCTCCGGTTCGATCCTGACCGAGTCCGGCTTCCGGCTGTGCCTGATGCTGAGTGTCTGCTGGCTGTTCAAAGGGCTGGACAAGCCCGGTGTTCTCAACTGGGCGCTGTTCGCCGTCTTCTGGACCGCGCTCTGCTATTTCAAGCCGCATGCCGCGCTGCTGCCGCTCGTGCCGGGGCTGTTCTGGTTGGCGCGGCGGTATGCTTTCGACAAAATGCTGGGTTATACCGCGGTCATTCTGGGCGTGTTCGCCCTGTTGATGTCGCCGTGGTGGATACGCAACTACGAGGCGTTCGGCCGGTTCATTCCGTTTACCGAAGCGGTCGGCAGTCCGATGATTCTCGGCTCGACCGCGTTCGGGCAGGTGCCGGACGGCTTCTACGACAAATACCCCGAATACGGGGGCGACGTCATGAGCGGTTCCGACGACTCGATGGCGCAGGCCGCCGGGCGCATGGTCGCCTACGGGTTCATGCACGAACCGTTCAAATACGCGGCGTTCTACACGGCAGGCAAGTTCGGCGGGTTGTACGGTATCGCTTACTGGGAACGCCCGATTATGGGCCTGACCTGGGCGCCGTATTTCCCGATCCATGCCGCGTACGTGCTGCTCGGCCTTTACGGGATATGGCTGGCGTATCGAAAAAAATGGAGCGGCGCTTCCGTGCCGCTCGCCGTGCTGGCCTACTTTACGCTGATCTACGTGCCGTTTATCGCGATTCCGCGTTACGGCTACCCGAACCTGTTCCTGTTCGCGCTGTTCGCCGCGCCGGCGCTGCTGGCGCTGCATGACCGGTACCGGGCCCGCCGCGCCGCGCTTCGCGGGGAAGGAACGGCCGTCCGCTCAGATCTGTAA
- a CDS encoding GtrA family protein, with amino-acid sequence MRTNDRTRKPGQSLLRLLPPFLRDHLPDFIKYGVIGVGGTLLQTGTLLLYVEKGHGSPLVGSTLGFVLSLLFSYAANARWTFKQSKRSASVLVKYTVVSLVGLLLNLLILYLFDQVFGWWYVYGQITSIVLVPIHNFILNKAWAFRTPKRERR; translated from the coding sequence ATGCGGACGAACGATAGAACGCGGAAGCCGGGCCAAAGCCTGCTGCGCCTGCTGCCGCCGTTTCTGCGCGACCATCTGCCCGATTTTATCAAGTACGGCGTGATCGGGGTCGGCGGGACGCTGCTTCAGACCGGGACCCTGCTGCTCTACGTGGAAAAAGGGCACGGCAGCCCGTTGGTCGGATCGACGCTCGGATTCGTGCTGTCGCTGCTGTTCTCGTACGCCGCCAATGCCAGATGGACGTTCAAGCAAAGCAAGCGTTCGGCTTCCGTTCTGGTCAAGTATACGGTCGTGTCCCTGGTGGGGCTGCTGCTGAACCTGCTGATTCTGTACCTGTTCGACCAAGTGTTCGGTTGGTGGTACGTATACGGACAGATTACGTCGATCGTACTCGTCCCGATTCATAACTTCATTTTGAACAAAGCGTGGGCGTTCCGGACGCCGAAGCGGGAAAGAAGGTAA
- a CDS encoding DUF2304 domain-containing protein — protein sequence MITLKLQLLLILFSVVVFAVFINRTRRYKLELKYALVWIFLSTAGVIVAVFPQIFFFIADVMGIEVPVNAVFLLAVSAIFLILYSMTASLSNHSRKLRTLTQELGLMRHRMEQLERRLERTEGGTADADER from the coding sequence ATGATTACCCTCAAGCTGCAGCTGCTGCTGATCCTGTTCAGCGTCGTCGTCTTCGCCGTCTTCATCAACCGGACGCGGCGGTACAAGCTCGAACTGAAATACGCGCTGGTGTGGATTTTCCTGAGCACGGCAGGCGTAATCGTGGCCGTTTTCCCGCAGATCTTCTTTTTCATCGCGGACGTCATGGGGATCGAAGTGCCTGTGAACGCGGTGTTCCTGCTTGCCGTCTCGGCCATTTTCCTCATCCTGTACAGCATGACCGCTTCGCTCTCCAATCATTCCCGCAAGCTGCGTACGCTGACCCAGGAACTCGGATTGATGCGCCACCGGATGGAGCAGTTGGAACGCCGGCTGGAACGGACCGAAGGAGGGACGGCGGATGCGGACGAACGATAG
- a CDS encoding glycosyltransferase family 2 protein, protein MPPNPKVLLIIPAFNESESIGPLLIALREQGLTALVVNDGSTDETAEVCAAAGADLITLPCNLGIGGAVQTGYKYAYAHGYDIAIQFDGDGQHRAEFVPALIEPLLSGRADLSIGSRYIEKEGFQSTLLRRAGIRYFSGLIRLISGQTVTDPTSGFRAVNRSIMAMFAAQYPTDYPEPESIVHVLRLGGRIVEVPVLMSERVGGRSSIRSLRSVYYMIKVSLAILIDALRRSGAKSL, encoded by the coding sequence TTGCCGCCTAATCCGAAAGTGTTGTTGATCATTCCCGCTTTCAACGAAAGCGAAAGCATCGGCCCGCTGCTCATCGCGCTGCGGGAGCAGGGGCTGACCGCGCTTGTCGTCAACGACGGCTCGACCGACGAGACCGCCGAAGTCTGCGCCGCCGCCGGGGCGGACCTCATCACCCTGCCCTGCAATCTCGGCATCGGCGGAGCCGTGCAGACCGGCTACAAATACGCGTACGCGCACGGCTACGATATCGCGATCCAATTCGACGGCGACGGCCAGCACCGGGCGGAGTTCGTTCCGGCGCTGATCGAACCGCTGCTCAGCGGCCGGGCCGACCTGTCGATCGGCTCGCGCTATATCGAGAAGGAAGGCTTCCAGTCGACCTTGCTGCGCCGCGCCGGCATCCGGTATTTCAGCGGGCTGATCCGCCTGATCAGCGGGCAGACCGTCACCGATCCCACCTCGGGCTTCCGGGCGGTCAACCGCAGCATCATGGCGATGTTCGCCGCCCAGTATCCGACCGATTACCCCGAACCCGAATCGATCGTGCACGTGCTGCGCCTCGGCGGCCGGATCGTCGAAGTGCCCGTGCTCATGTCCGAACGGGTCGGCGGCCGCTCGTCGATCCGCAGCCTGCGCTCGGTCTATTACATGATCAAAGTATCGCTGGCGATCCTGATCGACGCGCTGCGCAGAAGCGGGGCGAAGTCGCTATGA
- the galU gene encoding UTP--glucose-1-phosphate uridylyltransferase GalU, which translates to MNTQKIRKAIIPAAGLGTRFLPATKAMPKEMLPIVDKPTIQYIVEEAVKSGIEDIIIVTGKEKRAIEDHFDTSFELEHNLEENEKWAMLEEVRNASNMADIHYIRQKEPKGLGHAIWCARKFIGNEPFAVLLGDDIVESDTPCLKQMLDVFDKHQASVVGVQEVPWEDVFRYGIVDSEAMEGEDRTFRANGLVEKPDREDAPSNLAIMGRYILTPEIFDILEHQTTGAGGEIQLTDAIATLGETQEVLAYNFEGQRHDVGVKLGFIETTIHYALQKDEMREPLAAYMKKALAELEEKR; encoded by the coding sequence ATGAATACACAGAAAATCCGCAAAGCGATCATTCCGGCAGCCGGTCTCGGCACGCGCTTCCTGCCGGCTACCAAAGCCATGCCCAAAGAAATGCTGCCGATCGTCGACAAGCCGACGATTCAGTATATCGTCGAAGAAGCCGTGAAATCGGGTATTGAAGACATCATCATCGTGACGGGCAAAGAAAAGCGCGCCATCGAAGATCACTTCGACACTTCGTTCGAGTTGGAGCACAATCTGGAAGAGAACGAGAAATGGGCGATGCTCGAAGAGGTGCGCAACGCCTCCAACATGGCCGATATTCATTATATCCGCCAAAAAGAACCGAAAGGTCTCGGCCATGCGATCTGGTGCGCCCGCAAGTTTATCGGCAACGAACCGTTTGCCGTTCTGCTCGGCGACGATATCGTCGAATCCGACACGCCGTGCCTCAAGCAGATGCTCGACGTGTTCGACAAGCATCAGGCTTCGGTCGTCGGCGTGCAGGAAGTGCCGTGGGAAGACGTGTTCCGTTACGGCATCGTGGACAGCGAAGCGATGGAAGGCGAAGATCGCACCTTCCGCGCGAACGGCCTCGTCGAGAAGCCGGACCGGGAAGACGCGCCGTCGAACCTGGCTATTATGGGCCGCTACATCCTGACTCCGGAAATCTTCGATATTCTGGAACATCAGACGACCGGCGCGGGCGGCGAGATCCAGCTGACGGACGCGATCGCGACGCTCGGAGAGACGCAGGAAGTGCTGGCGTACAACTTCGAAGGACAGCGTCACGACGTGGGCGTCAAGCTCGGCTTTATCGAGACGACGATCCATTACGCGCTGCAAAAAGACGAAATGCGCGAGCCGCTGGCCGCTTATATGAAGAAGGCACTGGCCGAACTCGAAGAAAAGCGTTAA
- the mraY gene encoding phospho-N-acetylmuramoyl-pentapeptide-transferase: protein MNFYTLIAAILSFVLVALLSPVWIRTLRRIGWLQPIRKELPPDHQAKKGTPLMAGMVFMIGVLISLIAQPTPMMWLLAASFILLGIVGFSDDFKKAAFQDPQGISGKAKLVMQFTFTIALLLIAMNSFGVEPTIAFPGGFVWTLPAAVYFVIMLLFIVGSANAINFTDGLDGLLIIVAIPTYLFFFVISDEPAIKLFSLVMVGALLGLFLYNKYPAKAFMGDTGSLAIGGSLSLMAVIEKVEILVPLLFVIYFAEQFSVIIQVAYYKRTKKRIFRMTPIHYHYSLKYGWNERKIVAVFGNVSWLGAFLSWLIWYLWM from the coding sequence ATGAATTTTTACACATTGATCGCCGCTATCCTCTCGTTTGTCCTCGTCGCCCTGCTGTCGCCGGTCTGGATTCGCACGCTTCGCCGCATCGGCTGGCTGCAGCCGATCCGCAAGGAACTGCCGCCCGATCATCAGGCCAAAAAAGGTACGCCGCTCATGGCGGGCATGGTGTTCATGATCGGCGTGCTTATCTCGCTGATCGCCCAGCCGACGCCGATGATGTGGCTGCTGGCCGCTTCATTCATCCTGCTCGGCATCGTGGGCTTCAGCGACGATTTCAAAAAAGCCGCTTTCCAGGACCCACAGGGCATTTCGGGCAAAGCCAAACTGGTCATGCAGTTCACGTTCACGATTGCGCTGCTGCTGATCGCGATGAACAGTTTCGGCGTCGAGCCGACGATCGCGTTCCCGGGCGGCTTCGTCTGGACGCTGCCGGCCGCCGTCTACTTCGTGATCATGCTGCTGTTCATCGTCGGCTCGGCCAACGCGATCAACTTCACCGACGGTCTGGACGGCCTGCTGATTATCGTCGCCATTCCGACCTACCTGTTCTTCTTCGTCATCTCGGACGAGCCGGCGATCAAGTTGTTCTCGCTCGTTATGGTCGGCGCGCTGCTCGGATTGTTCCTGTACAACAAATATCCGGCCAAAGCGTTCATGGGCGACACCGGTTCGCTTGCGATCGGCGGCTCGCTGTCGCTGATGGCGGTCATCGAAAAAGTCGAGATTCTCGTCCCGCTGCTGTTCGTCATCTATTTTGCGGAACAGTTCTCGGTCATTATCCAGGTCGCCTACTACAAACGTACCAAAAAGCGGATTTTCCGCATGACGCCGATCCATTACCATTACAGTCTGAAATACGGCTGGAACGAACGCAAAATCGTGGCCGTATTCGGCAACGTCTCGTGGCTCGGAGCGTTCTTGAGCTGGTTGATCTGGTATTTGTGGATGTAA